A region from the Phycisphaerales bacterium genome encodes:
- a CDS encoding restriction endonuclease subunit S yields the protein MGEHSWESVRLGDLVGIKHGWPFKSDLFSEDLTGRPIVVAVGNFQYTGGFRFDSTNVKEYLGEYPADYDLSPGDVLLVMTCQTSGGEILGIPARVPNDGRRYLHNQRLGKVVVKQPKRVSLDYLYWLFLWKDFNTELVASSSGTKIVHTAPTRIEAFRFDLPPLSEQRAIARVLGGLDDKIELNRRMNRTLEDLARGVFRSWFVDFDPVLRPAPGPPSRPPAPPPVPPARRGGPASPAPRSAPAAPAPPHAPWPTRLTDSPLGPIPEGWRVGTVGEIGTNPRRGVLPSEVDATTPYIGLEHMPRRCIALDDWGTAADVSSGKSRFARGEILFGKLRPYFHKVGVALIDGVCSTDVIVAAPKKECWFGVLLGHLSSDEFIDYVDGASGGTRMPRTSWGDMARYQIVIPPEPIAASYSVWMRQVADMLRIHAHESRALAALRDAILPQLLSGEIRLREADRAVDAALRSTGTSTPPARPARPGAGTVHAGAKARA from the coding sequence GTGGGTGAACACTCATGGGAATCCGTGCGGCTCGGCGACCTGGTCGGCATCAAGCACGGCTGGCCATTCAAGAGCGACCTGTTCAGCGAGGATTTGACGGGCCGCCCGATCGTCGTCGCGGTCGGCAACTTTCAGTACACCGGCGGCTTCCGTTTCGACTCGACGAACGTGAAGGAATATCTGGGCGAGTACCCAGCCGACTACGACCTCTCGCCCGGCGACGTGTTGCTCGTGATGACGTGTCAGACATCGGGCGGCGAAATCCTCGGCATCCCGGCCCGCGTTCCCAATGACGGACGCCGCTACTTGCACAACCAGCGCTTGGGCAAGGTTGTGGTCAAGCAGCCCAAGCGCGTCTCGCTGGACTATCTGTACTGGTTGTTCTTGTGGAAGGACTTCAACACGGAACTCGTCGCGTCGTCGAGCGGGACGAAGATCGTTCACACCGCGCCGACGCGCATCGAGGCGTTCCGGTTCGACCTCCCCCCTCTCTCCGAGCAACGCGCCATCGCGCGGGTGCTGGGGGGGCTGGATGACAAGATCGAGTTGAATCGGCGGATGAACCGGACGCTGGAGGACCTGGCGCGCGGGGTGTTCCGGTCGTGGTTCGTGGACTTTGACCCCGTGCTGCGGCCCGCCCCAGGCCCACCTTCGCGTCCACCTGCACCACCGCCTGTACCCCCCGCCCGCCGCGGCGGCCCCGCCTCCCCCGCGCCCCGCTCGGCCCCCGCGGCCCCCGCCCCCCCACACGCCCCCTGGCCCACACGCCTCACCGATTCCCCCCTCGGCCCCATCCCCGAGGGGTGGAGGGTGGGGACGGTGGGCGAGATCGGCACCAACCCGCGCCGCGGCGTGCTGCCCTCCGAGGTGGACGCGACGACGCCCTACATCGGACTGGAACACATGCCCCGGCGGTGCATCGCGCTTGACGATTGGGGCACGGCGGCGGACGTGTCGAGCGGCAAGTCCCGCTTCGCGCGCGGTGAAATCCTCTTCGGCAAGTTGCGCCCGTACTTCCACAAGGTCGGCGTGGCCCTGATCGACGGAGTGTGTTCGACGGACGTGATCGTCGCGGCTCCGAAGAAAGAGTGCTGGTTCGGCGTGCTGCTCGGCCACCTCTCGTCCGATGAGTTCATCGACTACGTGGACGGCGCATCGGGCGGCACACGGATGCCCCGGACCAGTTGGGGCGACATGGCCCGCTATCAGATCGTGATCCCGCCGGAGCCGATCGCGGCTTCCTACTCGGTGTGGATGCGGCAGGTGGCCGACATGCTGCGCATCCACGCGCACGAGTCACGCGCGCTCGCCGCGCTGCGCGATGCGATCCTGCCGCAACTGCTCTCGGGCGAGATTCGCTTGCGCGAGGCCGACCGGGCCGTGGATGCCGCGCTCCGATCCACCGGGACATCCACACCACCCGCCCGGCCCGCTCGCCCGGGCGCGGGGACGGTTCACGCGGGCGCGAAAGCGAGGGCCTGA
- a CDS encoding type I restriction endonuclease subunit R, with amino-acid sequence MGWHGSESEFEYTTIERLKSLGYVYVHGSELLAMRGGDEAEVVLKDHLRAFLTRRYGRTVTRPDGLPEAAIELAIAKFARPEGVDTLRRNAGLHAMLRGGVEIAVEEPATRTTPASKRIAHIYAVDWETPEHNEFLVVNQLAVRGVREDAGMAGGNDRRPDIIVYVNGLPLVLFELKNPYDEHPTVADAINQIGHYRHEIPQLFDHNALCIASDGVTTLHGMWTASAEWYAPWKSIDGTSVERGTTGSMKTLVEGLLPKDRLLAYIRDFIVFETVGAAGGKIIKKGGKYHQFFAVRIGARKILESVASASADKRPSEANKRLGVIWHTTGSGKSLSMCFLVGMLRREPSLNNPTFVIQVDRTDLDQQLHDQFVAARSLVGDVKHAKSVEDLRGLLQTQGGEVIFTTIEKFALREGEAEHPVLSTRDNVIVIADEAHRSQYGFTKGFARWLGAALPNARRLGFTGTPVSFSGADTVEVFGDLVHVYDIRQSQDDKATVPIFYEPRQIKLHLNKTDVDGALAEIVEDAPIDELERKKGQWAALAKAAGAKERIDQFAADLLAHFKDRTATLKGKAMVVCMIRENCVRLYDALRALPGCPEIKVVMTGDLGRTPRRGARPGI; translated from the coding sequence ATGGGCTGGCACGGCTCCGAGTCCGAGTTCGAGTACACCACCATCGAGCGGCTCAAGTCGCTCGGGTATGTCTATGTCCACGGGTCGGAACTGCTGGCGATGCGGGGCGGCGATGAGGCCGAGGTGGTGCTCAAGGACCATCTGCGCGCGTTTTTGACGCGACGGTACGGGCGGACAGTCACCCGGCCCGATGGGCTGCCGGAGGCGGCCATCGAGCTCGCCATCGCCAAGTTCGCCCGGCCCGAGGGGGTGGACACGCTCCGCCGCAACGCTGGTCTGCACGCCATGCTGCGCGGGGGCGTGGAGATCGCGGTCGAGGAGCCGGCGACGAGGACAACGCCCGCGAGCAAACGCATCGCGCACATCTACGCCGTGGACTGGGAGACGCCGGAGCACAACGAGTTTTTGGTCGTGAACCAGTTGGCCGTGCGCGGGGTGCGCGAGGATGCGGGCATGGCCGGGGGGAACGACCGCCGGCCCGACATCATCGTGTACGTGAACGGGCTGCCGCTGGTCCTGTTCGAGTTGAAGAACCCCTACGACGAGCACCCCACGGTGGCGGATGCGATCAACCAGATCGGCCACTACCGCCACGAGATCCCGCAACTCTTTGACCACAACGCGCTTTGCATCGCCTCTGACGGCGTGACCACGCTGCACGGCATGTGGACCGCCAGCGCGGAGTGGTACGCGCCGTGGAAGAGCATTGATGGCACGAGCGTCGAGCGGGGAACGACCGGGAGTATGAAGACGCTGGTCGAGGGGCTGCTGCCCAAGGACCGGCTCTTGGCGTACATCCGCGACTTCATCGTGTTCGAGACCGTTGGAGCAGCCGGGGGCAAGATCATCAAGAAGGGCGGGAAGTACCACCAGTTCTTCGCGGTGCGGATCGGGGCGCGGAAGATCCTGGAGTCGGTCGCGAGCGCGAGCGCGGACAAGCGGCCCAGCGAAGCGAACAAAAGATTGGGCGTGATCTGGCACACCACCGGCTCGGGCAAGTCGCTGTCGATGTGCTTCCTGGTGGGGATGCTGCGGCGGGAGCCGTCGCTGAACAACCCGACCTTCGTGATTCAGGTCGATCGGACGGACCTGGACCAGCAACTGCACGACCAGTTCGTCGCGGCGCGGTCGCTGGTGGGCGACGTCAAGCACGCCAAGAGCGTCGAGGATCTTCGCGGCCTTCTCCAAACGCAGGGCGGTGAGGTGATCTTCACCACGATCGAGAAGTTCGCGCTGCGGGAGGGCGAGGCCGAGCATCCGGTGCTCTCGACGCGAGACAACGTCATCGTGATCGCCGATGAGGCGCACCGGAGCCAGTACGGGTTCACCAAGGGCTTTGCACGATGGCTCGGGGCAGCGCTCCCGAATGCCCGCCGGCTGGGGTTCACCGGCACGCCCGTCTCCTTCAGCGGGGCCGACACCGTCGAGGTCTTCGGTGACCTGGTCCACGTCTACGACATCCGCCAGAGCCAGGATGACAAGGCGACGGTGCCGATCTTCTACGAGCCGCGGCAGATCAAGCTCCATTTGAACAAGACGGATGTGGATGGGGCATTGGCGGAGATTGTCGAGGATGCGCCGATTGACGAGCTCGAGAGAAAGAAGGGCCAATGGGCCGCGCTGGCCAAGGCGGCGGGCGCGAAGGAGCGGATCGACCAGTTCGCGGCGGATTTACTCGCGCACTTCAAGGACCGGACGGCCACGCTCAAGGGCAAGGCGATGGTCGTCTGCATGATCCGCGAGAACTGCGTACGGCTCTATGACGCACTGCGGGCATTGCCCGGATGCCCCGAGATCAAGGTGGTGATGACCGGCGACCTGGGCAGGACCCCGAGGCGTGGAGCAAGGCCGGGCATCTGA
- a CDS encoding DUF3387 domain-containing protein produces MPRDQGGDDRRPGQDPEAWSKAGHLTTKQQREAIKKRMIDADDPLSMVIVCDMWLTGTDIPCLHTLYVDKPMKGHTMIQAISRVNRVFSDKPHGLIVDYIGIGDELRAATAKYAGGGAAGGEDHGKPAGGLDEDARPLFVAALAEVRSFLPEGAGGVNYGDWRRLSPIALEDRYAAVYGHLTSDDDLRDHFLDAELRLTSAFLLVKHLDDCRASADEVIFCQRVRKQLLKTIRGRGPTRDIEKAVRDLVDDTVESEGVVDIFKAAGITRADISILDDNFLQTFKDRPLPDLRLKLLEKLLADEIHMRAKKNLAKAKTFRELLEATLQKYHNRLIDAAAVIRAMIEIKKDMEASDQRAGQLGLAEDELAFYDAVAINYENVYGVDFLKGLIHDVVQSIKRNLKVDWTEPHREDVKAAVRAAVRRVLTKQGVKAEDFDRLMPVLMAQAEALYAEWPIAA; encoded by the coding sequence ATGCCCCGAGATCAAGGTGGTGATGACCGGCGACCTGGGCAGGACCCCGAGGCGTGGAGCAAGGCCGGGCATCTGACTACCAAGCAGCAGCGCGAGGCGATCAAGAAGCGGATGATCGACGCGGACGATCCGCTGTCGATGGTGATCGTCTGCGACATGTGGCTCACGGGCACGGACATCCCATGTCTGCACACGCTGTATGTGGACAAGCCCATGAAGGGGCACACGATGATCCAGGCTATCTCGCGTGTGAACCGCGTGTTTAGCGACAAGCCGCACGGGCTGATCGTGGACTACATCGGCATCGGCGATGAGCTGCGGGCAGCGACCGCGAAGTATGCTGGAGGGGGGGCAGCGGGTGGAGAGGATCACGGGAAGCCCGCGGGCGGGCTGGATGAAGACGCCCGGCCGCTGTTCGTGGCGGCGCTGGCCGAGGTGCGGTCGTTCCTGCCCGAAGGTGCGGGGGGCGTGAACTACGGCGACTGGCGGCGGCTCTCGCCGATCGCGCTGGAGGACCGCTACGCGGCGGTTTATGGGCATCTGACCAGCGACGATGACCTGCGGGACCACTTCTTGGACGCTGAGCTGAGGCTCACGAGCGCGTTCCTGCTCGTCAAACACCTGGATGACTGCCGCGCCAGCGCCGACGAGGTGATCTTCTGTCAGCGAGTGCGCAAGCAACTCCTCAAGACGATCCGCGGGCGTGGACCAACCAGAGACATCGAGAAGGCGGTGCGGGACCTGGTGGATGACACCGTCGAGAGCGAGGGCGTCGTTGACATCTTCAAGGCCGCGGGGATCACGCGAGCCGACATCTCGATCCTCGACGACAACTTCCTTCAGACGTTCAAGGATCGGCCGCTGCCGGACCTTCGGCTCAAGTTGCTCGAGAAACTGCTCGCCGACGAGATCCACATGCGGGCGAAGAAGAACCTGGCCAAAGCGAAGACGTTCCGTGAACTGCTCGAAGCGACCCTCCAGAAGTACCACAACCGGCTCATCGACGCGGCGGCGGTGATCCGCGCCATGATCGAGATCAAGAAGGACATGGAGGCCTCGGATCAGCGGGCCGGGCAGTTGGGCTTGGCGGAGGATGAGCTCGCCTTCTACGACGCCGTCGCCATCAACTACGAGAATGTCTACGGCGTGGACTTCCTGAAGGGCTTGATCCACGACGTTGTGCAGAGCATCAAGCGAAACCTGAAGGTGGATTGGACCGAGCCGCATCGGGAGGACGTGAAGGCCGCAGTGAGAGCGGCGGTGCGGCGTGTTCTGACGAAGCAGGGCGTGAAGGCTGAGGACTTTGATCGGCTGATGCCCGTGCTGATGGCACAGGCGGAGGCGTTGTACGCGGAGTGGCCGATCGCGGCCTGA
- a CDS encoding helix-turn-helix transcriptional regulator: protein MSKKQPAFGELIREKRLAKGHSLRKFAELIDVSPTYLSLVEQGKVERPPTVERVRRMAEVLGEKADELISLAGRMPEDLPGIIQNEPTEMPELLRAAKGLTADQLKALAEHAKRLQKEGQ, encoded by the coding sequence ATGAGCAAGAAACAACCAGCCTTCGGCGAGCTCATCCGCGAGAAGCGGCTCGCCAAGGGTCACAGCCTGCGGAAGTTCGCGGAGCTCATCGACGTGAGTCCAACCTATCTCTCGCTCGTCGAGCAGGGAAAGGTTGAGCGCCCGCCGACAGTGGAGCGGGTCCGTCGCATGGCGGAAGTCCTGGGCGAAAAGGCCGACGAACTGATCTCATTGGCCGGGCGCATGCCGGAAGACCTGCCGGGGATTATTCAGAACGAACCGACTGAGATGCCCGAGTTGCTCCGCGCTGCCAAGGGGCTCACCGCCGATCAGCTCAAGGCGCTCGCTGAGCATGCAAAGAGGCTTCAGAAGGAGGGGCAGTGA
- a CDS encoding ImmA/IrrE family metallo-endopeptidase codes for MAKPPAKAERVPWLSDGSIEAEAETLFGLWQKEHGEVSEPPVPVDEMIELQLKLRYEMDDLQKRFGHADVLGAIWFKEQLIRVDRSLDPVEHPRMLGRYRFTLAHEIGHWQLHRKVFLRDETQMSLTAISDAPAFVCRSTDQAREEVQANMFAAFLLMPRDLIRRAWIKWRGTDDVVCVLDRFAPTSSGHVKAQQDAAMQRFSKPFAEQFHVSAEAMSYRLEALGLLTRDRSLFG; via the coding sequence ATGGCAAAGCCGCCCGCCAAAGCTGAGCGTGTACCCTGGTTGAGCGACGGCAGCATCGAGGCTGAGGCCGAGACGCTTTTCGGGCTGTGGCAGAAGGAACACGGCGAGGTCTCTGAACCCCCGGTACCCGTCGATGAAATGATCGAGCTGCAGCTCAAGCTGCGATACGAGATGGATGACCTTCAGAAGCGTTTCGGTCACGCGGATGTGCTGGGTGCGATCTGGTTTAAGGAACAGCTCATCCGAGTTGACCGGAGCCTTGATCCGGTCGAGCACCCGCGCATGCTCGGACGCTACCGGTTCACGCTCGCACATGAGATTGGTCACTGGCAGCTTCACCGGAAAGTCTTTCTCCGCGACGAGACCCAGATGTCCTTGACGGCCATATCGGATGCGCCCGCATTTGTGTGCCGCTCGACCGACCAAGCGCGTGAAGAAGTACAGGCAAATATGTTCGCCGCGTTCCTGCTCATGCCGCGTGACCTGATTCGCCGGGCGTGGATCAAATGGAGAGGTACTGACGACGTGGTGTGTGTGCTTGACCGCTTCGCGCCCACTTCAAGCGGACATGTGAAGGCACAGCAGGACGCTGCGATGCAGCGTTTCTCGAAACCGTTCGCTGAGCAGTTCCATGTGTCTGCAGAGGCCATGAGCTACCGCCTGGAGGCGCTTGGGCTGCTCACTCGTGATCGATCCTTGTTTGGTTGA
- a CDS encoding ATP-binding protein → MPTTATATPHTLMNQISKGRKARPRRVMLYGTHGIGKSTFGAMAEKPIFVPTEDGLADIDCESFPLARSLGEVMAALESLYSGDHDYRTVVIDSLDWLERLIWGEVCADESVENIEKIGYAKGFAFAVDKWRAVLGALDALRSDRGMTVVLIAHAKIEKFENPETVPYDRYSPRLHKLASALVQEWADEVLFATYKVHTIKVDEGFNKAKHNGVSTGERIIRTVERPAHVAKNRLGLPEEIPLDYRVFAALVRGEDPSAAVATPAPTTDNAGAA, encoded by the coding sequence ATGCCCACAACCGCAACCGCAACCCCCCACACCCTCATGAACCAGATCAGCAAGGGCCGCAAGGCGCGCCCCCGCCGCGTGATGCTGTACGGCACGCACGGCATCGGCAAGAGCACCTTTGGCGCGATGGCCGAGAAGCCCATCTTCGTTCCCACCGAAGACGGCCTGGCCGACATCGACTGCGAGTCGTTCCCGCTGGCCCGCAGCCTCGGCGAGGTGATGGCGGCGCTCGAGTCCCTGTACTCGGGCGACCACGACTACCGCACAGTCGTCATCGACAGCCTTGATTGGCTCGAACGCCTCATCTGGGGCGAAGTCTGCGCCGACGAGAGCGTCGAGAACATCGAGAAGATCGGGTATGCGAAGGGCTTCGCCTTCGCAGTCGACAAATGGCGGGCCGTGCTCGGGGCGCTCGATGCGCTCCGCAGCGATCGCGGTATGACGGTGGTCCTCATCGCGCACGCCAAGATCGAGAAGTTCGAGAATCCCGAGACCGTGCCGTACGACCGCTACTCGCCGCGCCTGCACAAGCTCGCGTCGGCGCTGGTGCAGGAGTGGGCCGACGAGGTGCTCTTCGCCACGTACAAGGTCCACACCATCAAGGTCGACGAGGGCTTCAACAAGGCCAAGCACAACGGCGTTTCCACCGGCGAGCGGATCATCCGCACCGTCGAGCGTCCGGCGCACGTCGCCAAGAACCGCTTGGGTCTGCCCGAGGAGATCCCGCTGGACTACCGCGTCTTTGCGGCGCTCGTGCGCGGCGAGGACCCTTCCGCCGCCGTCGCCACCCCTGCCCCCACCACCGACAACGCCGGCGCGGCCTGA
- a CDS encoding DUF669 domain-containing protein: MATLNNFDANQVDPSVALDPLPAGKYLAVVSESELKPTKTGGGKYLQLTFQIIDGEFKGRLVWARLNLENKSEMTVKIARGELSAICWAIGVMQPKDSVELHNVPLEINVGLKKRDDNGEFTNVIKGYAKKGSGGSPVSARAPVGVGPGSTPPWKR; encoded by the coding sequence ATGGCAACTCTGAACAACTTCGACGCAAACCAGGTTGACCCGTCCGTCGCTCTCGATCCGCTCCCCGCGGGCAAGTACCTCGCCGTCGTCTCCGAGTCGGAGCTCAAGCCGACCAAGACCGGGGGCGGCAAGTACCTGCAGCTGACCTTCCAGATCATCGACGGCGAGTTCAAGGGCCGGCTGGTCTGGGCCCGCCTCAACCTCGAGAACAAGAGCGAGATGACGGTCAAGATCGCCCGCGGCGAGCTCTCGGCCATCTGCTGGGCCATCGGCGTCATGCAGCCGAAGGACTCGGTCGAGCTCCACAACGTGCCGCTGGAGATCAACGTCGGGCTGAAGAAGCGCGACGACAACGGCGAGTTCACCAATGTCATTAAGGGCTACGCCAAGAAGGGCAGCGGGGGCTCGCCGGTGAGCGCCCGCGCTCCGGTCGGCGTCGGCCCGGGGAGCACGCCGCCCTGGAAACGCTGA
- a CDS encoding RusA family crossover junction endodeoxyribonuclease, with protein sequence MGSRTVLSREGRRYRVSVCAALAARRVVRLNGRLEVRVTVCPPDSRRRDLDNVQKALLDALARGGAYRDDSQIDRLIVERGPVTPSGKVLVELTEIKP encoded by the coding sequence ATGGGCTCTAGGACCGTGCTGAGCCGCGAGGGCCGGCGCTACCGCGTGAGCGTGTGCGCCGCCCTCGCGGCGAGGCGGGTAGTGCGGCTGAACGGTCGGCTGGAGGTGCGTGTCACCGTCTGCCCGCCCGACAGCAGGCGGCGCGACCTCGATAACGTGCAGAAGGCGCTGCTCGATGCCCTGGCCAGGGGCGGGGCGTACCGAGACGACTCGCAGATTGATCGGTTGATTGTCGAGCGAGGCCCGGTGACACCGAGCGGCAAAGTGCTGGTGGAACTCACAGAGATCAAGCCATGA
- a CDS encoding DEAD/DEAH box helicase, with protein MELRPYQSEAIAAVYEHLRTRDDNPCVVIPTGGGKTPVIATICRDAVGHWGGRVVLLAHVKELLEQAADKLRVIAPDVPMGIYSAGLKRKDLGYAVTVAGIQSIWKKACDLGPVDLIIVDEAHMVPAEDDGMYRQFIADAKVVNPNVRIIGLTATPYRMKSGSICAAENILNHVCYEVGVRELIVQGFLSPLKTKAGLQKISTDDLHVRAGEFVASEVEDLMDKEGLVEGACAEIAEHTKDRSATLIFSSGIRHGQHIVDVLKTKHGIECGFVTGDTPDGVRAAILGRFRSGELKYLCNVNVLTTGFDAPHIDCVALVRPTMSPGLYYQMVGRGFRLHPGKNDCLVLDFGGNVLRHGPVDAIRIATDDRGDGEAPAKECPNCQALIAAGYQTCPQCGHQFPEPNRQQHEAKASTEGILSGQTTREEHRVSETTYHVHYKRSDPSAPLTMRVEYRVGFNRFFREWVCFDHTGYARTKAEAWWRARSVEPVPGGTEEAVEMAKAGALAPALAITVEKKAGDQFARVTQHVLGDKPPHSDSEEGLPDRPPEPAGMTYGIPDDEIPF; from the coding sequence ATGGAGCTGCGACCGTACCAATCCGAAGCCATCGCCGCGGTGTACGAGCACCTGCGGACCCGCGATGACAACCCCTGCGTGGTCATCCCGACCGGCGGGGGCAAGACGCCGGTCATCGCCACGATCTGCCGCGACGCCGTCGGCCACTGGGGCGGCCGCGTCGTGCTGCTGGCGCACGTGAAGGAACTCCTCGAGCAGGCGGCCGACAAGCTCCGCGTCATCGCGCCCGACGTGCCGATGGGCATCTACTCGGCTGGACTCAAGCGCAAGGACCTCGGCTACGCCGTCACGGTCGCGGGCATTCAGAGCATCTGGAAGAAGGCGTGCGACCTCGGCCCCGTCGATCTCATCATCGTCGATGAGGCGCACATGGTCCCCGCCGAGGACGACGGCATGTACCGCCAGTTCATCGCCGACGCGAAGGTGGTGAACCCGAACGTCCGGATCATCGGCCTGACCGCCACGCCGTACCGCATGAAGTCCGGCTCGATCTGCGCCGCCGAGAACATCCTCAACCACGTCTGCTACGAAGTCGGCGTCCGCGAGCTGATCGTGCAGGGATTCCTGTCGCCGCTCAAGACCAAGGCGGGCCTGCAGAAGATCAGCACCGACGACCTGCACGTCCGCGCCGGCGAGTTCGTCGCCAGCGAGGTCGAGGACCTCATGGACAAGGAGGGGCTGGTCGAAGGGGCGTGCGCAGAGATCGCCGAGCACACCAAGGACCGCAGCGCCACGCTGATCTTCTCGTCGGGCATCCGCCACGGCCAGCACATCGTCGATGTGCTCAAGACCAAGCACGGCATCGAGTGCGGCTTCGTCACCGGCGACACGCCCGACGGCGTGCGTGCGGCGATCCTCGGCCGCTTCCGTTCGGGCGAGCTCAAGTACCTGTGCAATGTGAACGTGCTGACGACCGGCTTCGATGCACCGCACATCGACTGCGTGGCGCTCGTGCGCCCGACCATGTCGCCGGGTCTTTACTACCAGATGGTGGGCCGAGGCTTCCGGCTGCACCCCGGCAAGAACGACTGCCTCGTGCTCGATTTCGGCGGCAACGTGCTCCGCCACGGCCCGGTCGACGCGATCCGCATCGCCACCGACGATCGCGGCGACGGCGAAGCGCCCGCCAAGGAGTGCCCGAACTGCCAGGCCCTCATCGCTGCGGGCTACCAGACCTGCCCGCAGTGCGGCCACCAGTTCCCCGAGCCGAACCGCCAGCAGCACGAGGCGAAGGCCAGCACGGAGGGCATCCTCTCGGGGCAGACCACGCGCGAAGAGCACCGCGTCAGCGAGACGACCTACCACGTGCACTACAAGCGCAGCGACCCGTCAGCGCCGCTGACCATGCGTGTCGAGTACCGCGTTGGTTTCAACCGCTTCTTCCGCGAGTGGGTCTGCTTCGACCACACCGGATACGCGCGGACCAAGGCCGAGGCCTGGTGGCGGGCACGCTCGGTCGAGCCGGTGCCCGGCGGCACGGAGGAGGCGGTCGAGATGGCCAAGGCGGGGGCGCTCGCGCCGGCGCTTGCGATCACCGTCGAGAAGAAGGCCGGCGACCAGTTCGCGCGCGTCACGCAGCACGTGCTCGGCGATAAGCCACCGCACTCTGACAGCGAGGAAGGCCTGCCGGACCGGCCGCCGGAGCCCGCGGGCATGACGTACGGCATCCCCGACGACGAAATCCCCTTCTGA